The following coding sequences are from one Verrucomicrobiia bacterium window:
- a CDS encoding DUF1080 domain-containing protein — MLVLPAEEGFVPLFDGKTLQGWHVSAKTGHSRASTNTSGGRWVVEQGAIVGSQDRPGNGGIIITDAQFGDFEVALEMNNDFGLDSGLFLRSTEDGRAYQAMIDYHARGNLMGIYGEGIGGFGVSTFNFDGDVTRIRPRTNAVSFALPVRPESWPFFWRHGQWNELRARIVGNPPTITTWINGVKFMEWTDTQKRLPDTGGIALQVHGGGNLTNTFVRYRNIRVRPLAPKP, encoded by the coding sequence ATGCTCGTTCTTCCAGCCGAGGAGGGCTTTGTGCCGCTCTTTGACGGCAAGACGCTTCAGGGCTGGCATGTTAGTGCCAAAACCGGGCACAGCCGCGCCAGCACCAATACTTCGGGCGGGCGTTGGGTGGTGGAACAGGGAGCGATTGTGGGCAGCCAGGATCGGCCGGGCAATGGCGGCATCATCATCACCGATGCCCAGTTTGGTGATTTTGAGGTGGCGCTGGAGATGAACAATGACTTTGGGCTGGATAGCGGCCTTTTTCTGCGCAGCACCGAAGATGGACGGGCGTATCAGGCCATGATTGATTATCACGCGCGCGGCAATTTGATGGGCATCTATGGCGAGGGCATTGGCGGCTTCGGCGTGTCCACCTTCAACTTTGACGGCGATGTTACCCGCATCCGGCCCCGGACTAATGCGGTGTCCTTCGCGCTGCCGGTGCGGCCCGAATCGTGGCCCTTTTTCTGGCGGCATGGCCAATGGAATGAACTGCGGGCGCGGATTGTGGGCAACCCGCCCACCATCACCACCTGGATCAATGGCGTGAAGTTCATGGAGTGGACAGACACCCAGAAACGGCTGCCCGACACCGGGGGCATCGCCTTGCAGGTGCACGGTGGCGGCAATTTGACCAACACTTTCGTGCGGTATCGCAACATCCGGGTCAGGCCGCTGGCCCCCAAACCATAA
- a CDS encoding formyltetrahydrofolate deformylase: MRTREFATITVIGKDKTGVIARVTHFLFEQHANIEALEEQVTRGQFSMNLQASWKRGTLRREAIEQGLAELARALQMEIKVKFTDPRRRQRFALMVTREPHCAETLLKEVRAGRLKADPVIMLGNRPDLAPLAQRFKVPFEHIPWVERETAERQALEKLEAVEVDFVVLARFMKILSPNFVWRYKNKIINIHPSLLPSFPGAQAYRQAYESGVKIVGVTAHFVTMHLDEGPIIAQDCFHVKPNMELPEIIRRGQQLEAKVLLRAVKLFLAKKLDVYWGIVKQV; this comes from the coding sequence ATGCGCACACGCGAGTTTGCCACCATCACGGTGATTGGAAAGGACAAGACCGGCGTCATCGCCCGGGTGACTCATTTCCTGTTTGAGCAACACGCCAACATCGAAGCCCTGGAAGAGCAGGTGACCCGGGGCCAGTTCAGCATGAATTTGCAGGCCTCGTGGAAACGGGGCACCCTGCGCCGCGAAGCCATTGAGCAGGGATTGGCGGAGCTGGCCCGGGCTTTGCAGATGGAAATCAAAGTCAAGTTCACCGATCCCCGGCGTCGCCAGCGGTTTGCCCTTATGGTGACGCGGGAGCCGCATTGCGCCGAGACGTTGCTCAAGGAAGTGCGCGCCGGCCGCTTAAAGGCTGACCCGGTGATCATGCTTGGCAATCGCCCGGATCTGGCTCCCCTGGCCCAGCGGTTCAAAGTTCCTTTTGAACACATCCCCTGGGTGGAGCGCGAGACGGCCGAGCGCCAGGCGTTGGAAAAACTCGAAGCGGTGGAGGTGGACTTTGTGGTGCTGGCGCGGTTCATGAAGATTCTCTCGCCCAATTTCGTGTGGCGCTATAAGAACAAAATCATCAACATCCATCCCTCGCTGCTGCCCAGTTTTCCCGGCGCCCAGGCCTACCGGCAGGCTTACGAAAGCGGCGTGAAAATCGTGGGCGTCACGGCCCATTTCGTGACCATGCACCTGGATGAAGGCCCCATCATCGCCCAGGATTGCTTCCACGTAAAACCTAACATGGAGCTGCCTGAGATCATCCGCCGCGGCCAGCAGTTGGAGGCGAAGGTCTTGCTGCGGGCGGTTAAGCTGTTTTTGGCCAAGAAACTGGACGTTTATTGGGGCATCGTCAAACAGGTATGA
- the dusB gene encoding tRNA dihydrouridine synthase DusB — protein sequence MRIGSLQLASNLCLAPLAGYTNLPFRLTIREIGGVGLCTTDLVNARSLLERRAKALKLVETCPEDTPLAVQLFGAVPEEMRDAAQLVASLGVAAIDINMGCPARKVCRVGGGAAMMADLDKTAALVRQVVEAVKVPVTVKMRLGWDAENITAPDLARALEDCGVAAVFVHGRTREQGFGGTVNLAGIRQVVQAVRRIPVIGNGDVTTPQAARMMFEVTGCAGISIGRGAFYDPWIFQHTLHHLATGELLPEPPLEERLRVMRRHLDRMIQVFGEAHGCRMFRKIAPWYARRFGPAHEFTRPVALLQSRAHFEEIVAHYLHWRQQFLDDKGELKPKYRPPPLVASFMHPAPDHAGIPVPKGPVERW from the coding sequence TTGCGCATCGGTTCATTGCAGTTGGCGTCCAACCTGTGCCTGGCCCCCCTGGCCGGTTACACCAATCTGCCTTTTCGGTTGACGATTCGGGAAATCGGCGGAGTCGGCCTCTGCACCACTGACCTGGTGAATGCCCGTTCTTTGTTGGAGCGCCGCGCCAAAGCCCTTAAGTTGGTGGAAACCTGTCCTGAAGATACGCCGCTGGCTGTGCAGCTTTTTGGGGCCGTGCCCGAGGAGATGCGGGATGCCGCGCAACTCGTCGCGTCGCTGGGCGTGGCGGCCATTGACATCAATATGGGCTGTCCGGCGCGGAAGGTGTGCCGCGTGGGCGGGGGGGCGGCAATGATGGCTGATTTGGATAAAACCGCCGCCCTGGTGCGCCAGGTGGTTGAGGCGGTCAAAGTGCCGGTCACGGTCAAGATGCGGTTGGGATGGGACGCGGAAAACATCACGGCCCCGGACTTGGCGCGGGCGCTGGAAGATTGCGGCGTGGCCGCGGTCTTTGTGCACGGCCGCACGCGCGAGCAGGGATTTGGCGGCACGGTCAATCTCGCCGGCATCCGGCAGGTGGTGCAGGCGGTGCGGCGCATTCCCGTAATAGGTAATGGGGATGTGACCACGCCGCAAGCCGCCCGGATGATGTTTGAAGTCACCGGCTGCGCCGGCATCAGCATCGGGCGGGGGGCCTTTTATGATCCGTGGATTTTTCAACATACCCTCCATCATCTGGCCACCGGCGAGCTGCTCCCCGAGCCTCCCCTGGAGGAGCGATTGCGGGTGATGCGCCGGCATTTGGACAGGATGATCCAGGTTTTTGGGGAGGCCCATGGGTGCCGGATGTTTCGCAAGATTGCCCCGTGGTATGCCCGCCGCTTTGGTCCGGCCCATGAATTTACCCGCCCCGTGGCCTTGTTGCAGAGCCGGGCGCACTTCGAGGAAATCGTGGCGCATTATCTCCATTGGCGACAGCAGTTTCTCGATGATAAAGGCGAGCTCAAACCCAAGTACCGTCCCCCACCTCTGGTGGCTAGTTTCATGCACCCGGCCCCTGATCATGCAGGCATCCCGGTGCCCAAGGGGCCGGTGGAACGGTGGTGA